Sequence from the Microplitis demolitor isolate Queensland-Clemson2020A chromosome 2, iyMicDemo2.1a, whole genome shotgun sequence genome:
AAtgcaaacaattttaaatgctactttttttgtaatttctgtGTCATTTGAGATTACTCATACATGAGATAATTAGACTTTTTTGTCACAACAAAATTAtggtatttgtttttttactgcaatacttaaaataataataataaataaattatgatatcactgtttcgtaatttttatattgatgcATGTTATAATTCTAAGATTTGAAGTAAAATGTacgtatgtttttatataatgtatattcattaaaagaaaagaaagtaaattaaaagtgaTGTTAAAACATGTGATTGTCGTAGGCAACATATGCATTATTATCTAATAACGTTACTATATTTCGCGGTTCATAAAAATGAAGAGTTTGATAAGTTATGAACTCAtatttatgcatttttttgagTTCGTAACTTTGTaaaagatcatttttttttaaactgctgTAAATATTAACGATGAAAGCAACTTTACATTCATCTATTTggctaattttttctttatatatgcTACATATACGACCATATACAGGTAAGTCACCTGTAGTAAGTTTAATAATAGTATCCGTATTGTACTTGATATTCTTAATTGTTACgcttttaatttgaaaataattatctaaattaatatgtgcaatatttatgttatgagatttaaaatttttatcaagatCTTCATAAGTAATTGATGCTTTAAAGCTTTCgttgctataaaaaattttagctgaAGAGAGCTGTTGTTTTATAGCAATTGTTTTAGGTAAGTTTATTGTATTCATTGAAACTAATGCTCCTTTTTTAACTGGTTGATGTTTCGCCTCAAAACGCATGGACCAAATATGAATCAGCGGACCTACTATTTTCATAATTGTTGAATAATGTAACATAAAATGATGTTTAGGCTTCATAGTttgtttaaaaagttttacatACAAAATATGATGTTGCTTAACAAGTGTATCAAGTAACTGTATATCATCGTCACAAATTTCTGTTTTTAGTACAAGACAAACTATTTGACGCAATAATAAGTTTAGTTTCcaaagatttatatttttacgggGGACAAGATCAGCCATTATTAAAGAAgcatgtaaaataaaatttttcatttcagcTGCTGTCAtctttagatatttatttgatagttgAGTAGGAGTTATAGCTGGTGGTTTATTGACATTATTaggataattaaaatgaataattctgAAATTTAGCTCATctagtgaaaataatttatgaacggtaattaattcatataaaattaacccCATATCATAATTACAAACCCCTTCGAAAAGATCGTGCATGATATCAACGCAATAATTTTCCGTTACATGGAATCCATCAACATTATTCcatatacatttttctttaactcCAGTTTCTTTTACATCATTTTCTAAAAGATCTGCATTATAATTAATCTTATCACGTAACaaacaattattgatattagaTTCTTGACaagacatatttttatcaattttgcaAAACCtacaaaagtaatttgaattaaagcTGTTAGTAAATCCGAGCATTGTGTTCAAACCTAGATTATCTCCAATTATTAAcgttagtttaaaataaatttttattttggttccctctatatctatatctacgCCATCAGAAGATAAAGCATTCAATTGCTTAATGATATTGTCATACACAATTTTAGATCCAAATCTTTTTATGTCACTAGTGTACGCAATTTGAACAAGAAATATATTGCTAAGTTGAGATCGGAATTCCGGTGGTAAACAAGGTATAGAAAGATACATTGCCGTCATACTCTGAATACCTGCATGCGAACCTAAAGGGTTTCCCGATTCGAACGCatcttcataaataaaaacggGTAAATTTAAGCATGtgagatttgaaattttggatTTCCAAAAATCTGTCTggattatattttcaatttttgttttaatttctaatGTTTTCATATAGTTCAGAGTCATTGTTAACAcgtttttcatttcaaaataattcttcaaaaattttgctaatggTATAACAAATCCTTCGCATTTTACGAGCTCTATAACATTTATACGCAGTTCTTCGCGATAGCCATATATTACCGGAATAGGGTCTATGAAATAATTTCGTTCGCGTAATTCTTTGAGGAACATATGCTCAGTActtatatttacaaaacttgattgaaaattatcaaactgCTTGTAAACATCATTCGCAAGTGTTGGGTTAACTGATTTTATGATAAACGcttttaaagaatttatttcattactatttaaaatactagtattaattatttttatgatattttctGCTTGACTACGAGTTAAACTCAAGTCACCATATAAATTTGTAGCAATACCTAAAGCATTCTTAAAGAAAGATGATTTGTTTGCTTCTAATGTagttattaattcatttacgTTCAAGCTGCTGCAAGGTATATTGTGGATTGGAGAGTTTGATGACTCTGGTCTCGAATGACAAATCGGCTCGAAATTAACATCTTCATTATTACAACTAAGTGAACTATCTGAAAGATCTGATTTttgatgactttttttattatgattgcGTAAGGAACTTAAACTGTTAAATGATCTACAGCATGCGCTTTCAGCACAGTTGTAAATTGCAACAAATCGTTTATGAATGTATCTAAAGTGATCTGGTATTGATTTTGCTAATACTATTTGATGACATTCTGGGCAAGAAGCTTTCAAAGTATCCATAGtgctttgtaattattatgctAATTGATATTGTTAACTTAGTTCttgagtaatttttcataaagttACAGTGTTTTAGAAACTactaataagtaaatatttttttagactcagtattttaaaattaattaatattaatactattatttcaaaattattcattaattaatgatgaattaaaaaaacaattaagtactttttactttaaaaccGTTTATCTTtctaaactataaaataacttaaacaattagtgttttataaaatattataattttgacttttatagtcttcaataaagtgaaaataataataaatgttttaaatctttgtcaaagatttgtttcaattaaaaattgttcattATAAACTAAACAgtatctattttaaaataagattcTAATCATaacttatataatttaaaatacctcGAGGAAGAACAGCGTCTTAAAGAATattctaaattattcataagctattgaatcttttaattataacatttaACGAATTATTTATGTCACAAATAAGGTAGCGTAGCGATCaccagataaaaattaaagttgtagtgttttaaaaactactagtaagtgaaatatttttgtagtcTAAGTATTTCAagattaatgaatattaatactGGGTTTGAAAtggttcattaattaataattatcaattaaagaaaaaattaagtacTTTTTACTTCAAAACCTTTTCATCGTTTATCTTtctaaactataaaataacttaagcaattagtattttataaaatattataattttgacttttatagtcttcaataaagtgaaaataataatagatgttttaaatctttgtcaaagatttgtttcaattaaaaattgttcattATAAACTAAACAgtatctattttaaaataagattcgaattataacttatataatttaaaatacctcGAGGAAGAACAGCGTCTTAAAGAATattctaaattattcataagctATTGAaccttttaattataacatttaACGAATTATTTATGTCACAAATAAGGTAGCGTAGCGATCaccagataaaaattaaagttgtagtgttttaaaaactactagtaagtgaaatatttttgtagtcTAAGTATTTCAagattaatgaatattaatactGGGTTTGCAAtggttcattaattaataattatcaattaaagaaaaaattaagtacTTTTTACTTCAAAACCTTTTCATCGTTTATCTTtctaaactataaaataacttaagcaattagtattttataaaatattataatttggaCTTTTATAGTCTTCaataaagtgaaaataataataaatgttttaaatctttgtcaaagatttgtttcaattaaaaattgttcattATAAACTAAACAgtatctattttaaaataagattcgaattataacttatataatttaaaatacctcGAGGAAGAACAGCGTCTTAAAGAATattctaaattattcataagctATTGAaccttttaattataacatttaACGAATTATTTATGTCACAAATAAGGTAGCGTAGCGATCaccagataaaaattaaagttgtagtgttttaaaaactactagtaagtgaaaaatttttgtagtcTAAGTATTTCAagattaatgaatattaatactGGGTTTGCAAtggttcattaattaataattatcaattaaagaaaaaattaagtacTTTTTACTTCAAAACCTTTTCATCGTTTATCTTtctaaactataaaataacttaagcaattagtattttataaaatattataattttgacttttatagtcttcaataaagtgaaaataataataaatgttttaaatctttgtcaaagatttgtttcaattaaaaattgttcattATAAACTAAACAgtatctattttaaaataagattcgaattataacttgtataatttaaaatacctcGAGGAAGAACAGCGTCTTAAAGAATattctaaattattcataagctATTGAaccttttaattataacatttaACGAATTATTTATGTCACAAATAAGGTAGCGTAACGTTCACaagataaaaatgaagattttttgagtttttataaactattgttaagataaaataaaacaaaaagtttcattattttatctaagAAGTAATTAGCTATGCTGAAGATTGGTTAcctgatatttaaaaaaaaattatagtctcttaaaaaatatttgacaagACAACAATTTCCCAAATTAAAGAAACTATTCCTTTCTTAATGAATCAATCTTCATTCACATCTGAATTATCTTCCGGTTCTAGAACTTCATTCGATGCTAAGTTTCGTAACACTTTTTGCAGTTTACTGACgctttgataattaatttccgaATTTTCGTTAGACTCTCTTTTTTTACTCTGAATGATGAAGATTTCCTTTTCTATAAATGACCAAACTTGAGCACTTGAAGTTGTGTACTGAGTATTAAGAGCAAAAGAAGCtttcaaacaaaaatcaaCTGCACTAGTAACACTATCACActtgattttttcatcatttatgaTTGTATAAGCCGCTACAATGTTCTCCAAAGGTCCCACAGCGATAACAAAAGGCTGACGTGTAATTTTATACTTGACACACAAAGTTTCTTGGGTTTTGATTGCATTATCTAATTGATCAATGGTCTgtaaaagaacaaaaattaataactgtaacaagaccaaaaaaaaaaaaaaaaaaaaaatatcactacGTACATTAATCCAAGTTATAAATCCATTAGCTTGTTCAGCATTAGATGGTCTCCACGCTTTTTTTACACCTACTTTCATTGATACTGGCTTCAATAAATAAGGCAACACTTGCCAAGCTAAAACTTCACGTGGTACTTGGTcagtagtaataaaaaaattcgtacacacttttttagattttgcGATTTGCAAAATTTGTTTGTGCAGTATCGGCCACCTATTCAATAATGCTTTAGGATCGGCAATGTCTAATAACTTAAAATCTAACTCTAACAATTCTTTCGCGAATGGTGTTCTGAGttgcatataattttcaaagtaaAGGAAAATAGTATCAATGTTATCTCTTCGATACTCGTGAGTTTTTTCCCACAGATATAAAATTGTCTTTTTATCATCTAAAGACACGTTGGCTAATTGACGAATAAATACTTGACTGGATTCCACCAACttctgttttttttctgatgcttcttttacttttaattttttaaatgttgacCTATACTTGCTGGCAGTGTTAGTGATTCGGTTATATAATTTACCAGAAGGAGCTTTACGTTTATGGCCAAGTTGGTACCAATCTGTTACATTTTCATCAGGCCAAATAGCTTGAATTTCTTTTCTCCAGATTAAATATTGTTCTTTTGTTCcactgcaataaaaataaaatatttaaaatatctagaaATGCAAATTGCTAGCAGTtattgtttttcaaaattaattaaagaagtTAAGGAAAGAGGCTGatgaataaaaactaattattttaatagctTTTCGAGCTAAAAAGAAGTTCAATTtgataaactgaaaaaaaacaatactgTTTTCAAGTTTCTGCGTGTTTGAATCCTCCCGAGTGTATATTTGTTCCatcatagtaaaaatatactccAAGCAAGAaacattttcttgatttaagaatttttatacttattttaagaaaatattcttgGTTGGAGTACATTATTACtaagattaaacaaataattttctcgggAGGATTAAAACACGCAGATACTTgaaaacagtatttttttttcagtgtacgaCTCTCCAAGAATACAAAAAGTTGAAAGTAATCATTGAGGATCCCTAGACAGCATTCAAGTTGAAATGACTGTTTTACGACGTCTTCTTGAaggtgtcatttttaagaactcataattaatatttcttaaagACTCCATAAATAAGACAGCAGTCTTGTGACTCAtcaagacgtcattttgctatctgggtTCCCGAATTTTTAggaaatcgacgattttcttAGTGGAAAGTTGAAGAAGGTTTTGTACTACTTACTATATTCCTTTATTCTGAGATATTATATGATCCCCAATAATCTTCGCTAACTCGTCAGCATTCTCGGTTAAATGTGACTGATCAAGAATGCATTTTCCTTGGACTGATGACTTTAAAAGACTTTTCAATTGATTTCCAGGCACATATGCAATTTCTACTGGTGCCCTTGGTTCCTATAAAaacaatgtaaatttaatttttatttcttctatcAGCTAAAATAAAGTGTAAGCCTTTAGTAAAAACATTAATGATATTTGTCATAACAGATACGTACAAGCTCTTTTAATAACTGCTTCCTATTAAGTATAAATCGATGACGATCTCCATAAAGAGGAATGAGTTCTTTAATGTGATCATCTGGCATTTGTAGTAATACATCTTTGGTTATTTTTTCTCCTAGTGAAGGTGAATTTGGAAATTTGAaggatatttattactatcaataataataataataataataataatacaaataatttatttgtattataaaagtattacaaataaatcttAAACTCTTGGAAATCAACCctatacaatatttaaaacttgatGAGTAATAAATAggtgtaatattatttattttcaaagacTAATCtgcaaaagaatttttttttttatttaatatgaaaaagaacaaaaaataagttCTGTAAAGAATCTATTTTCGAACCAAATTAGTTAAAGAACTGAACGCTGAAGAGCTATATCGATATACTcgagtaaattatattttttttatcaatatatgtttATTGTTTTCCTACTACTATTAGCATTTTTctatgatatataaataataaagtaatctttaataatttaacaatgtGTACGATTATTGGTAATGTCACAGTTCATAACATAAATGGCACGTGGCCCAATTGGGACGATAGCCAAaagaaaaaacataaattaaaaaaatgaattagtatGTCAATAATGGGattcttattaataatagagGCTAATACtttgcgttaaaaaaaatactatttctgATTTCATTAAGAACAACTAATAagtaaggtaaaagcccctatacccgCCCAGTACCATTAGTCGTTCACTTAAACTGTTTAAAGcgtttttttctaatttttataaaaaaaatcttaactaaaaaaattattattgataaaaaattatttgtgagtctaaatatgttaaaacataatgcatcaaataattttataataaattataataaatcggACTGactatttcttataaaatatatttttaaaatttaataagttttatactatgaaaaaataaagtgtTGATTGAATAATGGTACGTGACAACTTTCAGTGAGCAACTACGGGTAAACTCAAGGatcttatttcaaaaatttacagacatcaattatcaacattattcttcaagctaaaattttattctaatactaaacactacaaaaaataactataaaaaaatatgattattcattttatttgttaatttatattaagtgATTTTATCTCactccaatgaaaagtgagctggtataggggcttttaccttatgACCTTATTTTACTAACTTAAATATCAACACCTGGCACTTACGTTCGAAAATATCAACATATTCTTGAAGATTCCATTGAATCAATGTGTTTCTGAGGAAATAAGCCTCATGAGTATCATTTTCGACATAAGATGCAGTTGATGACAATTGATTGGAAGTTGATGCTGCATCAGCAGTTGAAGACGAAGTAGATAGATTTTGGTTGGCcacgtttaataaatttctccGTTCAGGATCTGCCATTTTACAGTAAATCCTGTGGAAAAagtccataaaaattttataaaatgtaaactAATGCATACATAAGACCTCTATTGGATCTCACAGATTTAAGATCTTAAGGGGATCTTATACATACATTTGTcactattttgtaaatttcaataaacttttttcacaGAGAAGAATTACAAGATTACGAACTGCAGATCATTTGAtattcttcaaaagtgccagtagtaacttagctgtaattccagctttTTACTTgtgtccgctgaggaagtcatttttcccATGAAATTGACATTTACTGACTTGcggaacgtaaaccaatgaaagtaCACTGGAAACTTTAATAGGATTTCATAGGAAATtatattcccttcaaaaaaagtcctatgagtcaagtcgctaaagtccatagtttccaagttatagtgacattaataattttaaaaattaaatatcaattgtcattttttttttttttttattatattttccaaattattgaaatgacTATAGCTCGGAAACTATGGGCTCTGATGACTTGactcataaaactttttttgaggggaatgaaatttcctataaaattctcgTTAACATTTTTAGTGTGCATTAATTGGTTAACTTTTTGCAAGCCAGTAAAGGTCAACTTCAAAGGAAAAATAACTTCCGCaacggacacaagtgaaacagctgaaATGACAGCCAAGTTACTACGGTCACTTTTGAAAAACACCAAATGCCTTACAATTTGagaccaaaaccgcgtcgatatcataaaacgcagctgagtattagagagttaaaaaaaaattcatttaatttacgtgtattttaaatgggaaatctttgaaatcaaatgaaaaGTACTGGATTAGAATTAAAAGCTCAAAATTggcagaaatttttgttttagcataaaaaacaatattttgcttgatgagcagcaaaaaatatactttcgcCGAATACGAAACACcctattatataaatatttatatgttcattaaaatttataaaacttataataCCTTTGTCATAAATACCTTAAAACATTCTAGCTCTACAAAGTCAAGTGacttttgtattaattaatagtaaattttgataataaattcgaaacaagtaaaatttcaaaacataaGAACTTTGAAACGTTATTCACGGACTAACTGGGCTGAATGTCGACCGGCGTCTAGCCTACTACTGAAACAAACCGAAGTTATAAACCAGGAGCGTATCATGTGATGGCACGACGGTAATATTTCTATGACATTAAAAATCCAGAGAAAAATTCTTTACGcaaatttttatcgattttaaatatgtttGGTAGTTGTttcgagaaatatttttttatatttttattaattttgaatttaataagcataatatgatttaataatttaataataaattgaatggtGTAAGTAattctatagtttttttttctgacataATGTACacagtttataataaaatattatttagaatattttttaagtcgtCGTTGCGTCAAAAATTACCACAGGAACGTTCTCGGCACTTGTGAATCTTAGCCTGTCACCAAAGACTCGGATCGAGTATGCACGCGTGACTGATACTCGTGATCGTAAGCGGCGAAGTtacaaaattaacaaatttttaacgttgaacaaaatattatttaaaaattatactatttcaatgcgcaaaatattcaatttttcaaatacgaTCTGTGATACTTGTAAAAATAGGCAAGAAATCACAATGACAACAATAGTGTCGCAATCGTAAAAGCAGCAAAAGCAGTTCCTCTTAACAAACCGGATGTTAACAGTACCAGCGACACTACTGTGATGCGATGCGAGCGGGAATTTTAAGTAACATGGCGTCGCGACGTTAATACCTTTTACGTtcttttaagttatttttttctatcaatttaattttatacatctatttaattcaagaaaaaataatataatcatatagaaaataaaagcgagttaataaaaaatgttttccagTATTATTCTGTTATgataaattgtgaatttttgaaacaaaatttaaccctttttcaattaaaattttagtaattgtAAACCAACAACATTGCGCGAAACAATCAAAtttctatacaaaaattaataaatcaccaattatttattctcaatatcaCAATTGCAGCTTtcgtaaagaaaaaatttatttcattaaatgcGTTTAATATCgagaattttcttaaaaacaaaagaaaaactGCGTCTTTCCGCGACACTACTAATATGTCAGCAAAGAAAGCGCAAGCGACCTTACACCAATGAAATTAGCGGGCTTTGTATTTGTGTAGACTAAATTTATtccgttattattaattattttggttccCACTGACAAACGAAGATTCAAacgcaattttaaaattgcgtGTATCGAATAAGATAATAAAGAACGgatttatataactatataaatatatatatatatacatacatgtgtATGAATATGAAtgttgatcaaaatttataaaaattaaaataccttTGTCATAAATACCTCAAAATATTGTAGTTCTACAAAATCAAGTGACTTTTGTatcaattaatagtaaattttgataataaatccaacacaagtaaaattttaaaacataagAACTTTGAAACGTTATTCACGGACTAACCAAGCTAAATGTCGACCGGCGTCTGGTTTACTACTGAAACAAACCGAAGTTATAAACCAGGAGCGTATCATGTGATGGCACGACGATAATATTTCTTCG
This genomic interval carries:
- the LOC128667378 gene encoding uncharacterized protein LOC128667378, producing the protein MADPERRNLLNVANQNLSTSSSTADAASTSNQLSSTASYVENDTHEAYFLRNTLIQWNLQEYVDIFEREKITKDVLLQMPDDHIKELIPLYGDRHRFILNRKQLLKELEPRAPVEIAYVPGNQLKSLLKSSVQGKCILDQSHLTENADELAKIIGDHIISQNKGIYGTKEQYLIWRKEIQAIWPDENVTDWYQLGHKRKAPSGKLYNRITNTASKYRSTFKKLKVKEASEKKQKLVESSQVFIRQLANVSLDDKKTILYLWEKTHEYRRDNIDTIFLYFENYMQLRTPFAKELLELDFKLLDIADPKALLNRWPILHKQILQIAKSKKVCTNFFITTDQVPREVLAWQVLPYLLKPVSMKVGVKKAWRPSNAEQANGFITWINTIDQLDNAIKTQETLCVKYKITRQPFVIAVGPLENIVAAYTIINDEKIKCDSVTSAVDFCLKASFALNTQYTTSSAQVWSFIEKEIFIIQSKKRESNENSEINYQSVSKLQKVLRNLASNEVLEPEDNSDVNED